Proteins encoded within one genomic window of Polaribacter sp. NJDZ03:
- a CDS encoding LysR family transcriptional regulator yields MKTKLHIFKVVAKHLSFTKAAEQLYLSQPAISKSIKNLEQEFKTTLFIRKRNSIELTTEGKSFLIYTNKILAIYAEMDEKFLHKKDDLSNFINFGVSTTLSNYIIPKVIAKFRMQFPQTKFNIISNNSENIEALILNEEIDFGITEGSISNPKLHFEKFIKDEIVLVTNVNNNTFQKRSIDIETLQKIPMIEREKGSGTKVIIDSYLLNHKIKKLNSVVSFNSTEAIKNYLYNSDHYALLSIHSISDDLMSNKLKIIDIKDLSIERWFYFVNRTGYLSNTFDYFKKFTRNNYNF; encoded by the coding sequence ATGAAAACCAAATTACATATATTTAAAGTTGTTGCTAAACATTTAAGCTTTACAAAAGCTGCTGAGCAATTATATCTTTCTCAGCCTGCCATATCTAAGTCTATTAAAAATTTAGAGCAAGAGTTTAAAACCACCTTATTTATAAGAAAAAGGAACTCAATTGAATTGACAACTGAAGGAAAGTCTTTTCTTATTTATACGAATAAAATTTTGGCTATTTATGCAGAAATGGATGAAAAATTTCTTCATAAAAAAGATGATTTATCAAATTTCATCAACTTTGGTGTAAGTACCACCTTATCTAACTACATTATTCCTAAAGTAATTGCAAAATTTAGAATGCAATTTCCTCAAACAAAATTTAATATCATAAGTAATAATTCTGAAAATATTGAAGCCCTAATTTTAAACGAAGAAATAGATTTTGGAATTACAGAAGGAAGTATATCAAACCCTAAATTACATTTTGAGAAATTTATTAAAGACGAAATTGTACTTGTAACAAATGTAAATAATAATACCTTTCAAAAAAGGAGTATTGATATAGAAACACTTCAAAAAATTCCCATGATTGAACGTGAAAAGGGTTCTGGAACAAAAGTAATTATAGATAGTTACCTTTTAAATCATAAAATTAAGAAACTTAATTCTGTTGTATCTTTTAATAGTACGGAAGCCATTAAAAATTATTTATACAATTCAGACCATTACGCCCTACTCTCTATCCATTCTATTTCTGACGATTTGATGAGTAATAAACTCAAAATAATAGACATTAAAGATTTAAGTATTGAAAGGTGGTTCTATTTTGTAAATAGAACGGGATATCTTTCTAATACTTTTGATTATTTTAAAAAATTTACTCGAAATAACTATAACTTTTAG
- a CDS encoding YeiH family protein, whose translation MKDFTSKTIYFLLVLITLLGFVNSPTALIIGFVYTIIFKNPFQTYSHKVIHYLLKISVVGLGFGMFIKETLATSKAGFGLTIYSILLTVTIGLLLTRLLKIDLKLGHLITSGTAICGGSAIAAISSVIKAKSKNISIALGIVFLLNSIALFVFPAVGHFLNLTQEQFGLWCAIAIHDTSSVVGAALEYGEEALRIATTVKLSRTLWIIPLSIFSMFLFKTKGEKIKIPYFILLFIVAIMINSYHLLPEPTTNFIVLISKRLLLLTLFLVGASISIKDLKSTGIKPIILALTLWIFISIFSLVYILN comes from the coding sequence ATGAAAGATTTTACCTCAAAAACTATTTATTTTCTTCTAGTTCTAATTACTCTTTTAGGTTTTGTAAACAGCCCAACAGCCTTAATCATCGGTTTTGTATATACCATTATCTTCAAAAATCCATTCCAGACATATAGCCACAAAGTTATTCATTATTTACTAAAAATTTCTGTTGTGGGATTGGGCTTCGGAATGTTTATAAAAGAAACTTTAGCTACAAGTAAAGCAGGGTTTGGGCTAACTATTTATTCTATTCTATTAACGGTAACAATAGGTTTATTGTTAACAAGGCTTTTAAAAATAGATTTAAAGTTAGGACATCTTATTACCTCTGGAACTGCAATTTGTGGTGGGAGTGCAATTGCTGCTATTTCATCTGTTATTAAAGCAAAAAGTAAAAATATAAGTATTGCTTTAGGAATTGTATTTTTATTAAACTCTATTGCATTGTTTGTATTTCCTGCAGTTGGGCATTTTCTAAACTTAACACAAGAGCAATTTGGTTTGTGGTGTGCAATTGCAATACACGATACAAGTTCTGTTGTTGGAGCTGCTTTAGAGTACGGAGAAGAAGCTTTGCGAATAGCGACTACCGTAAAACTCTCTAGAACACTGTGGATTATTCCTTTATCAATTTTTTCAATGTTTCTTTTTAAAACAAAAGGAGAAAAAATTAAAATACCCTATTTTATTCTTCTATTTATTGTAGCTATTATGATAAATAGTTACCACCTTTTACCTGAACCAACTACTAATTTTATTGTTTTAATATCAAAACGATTGTTATTACTAACTTTATTTCTAGTAGGAGCTAGTATTTCTATAAAAGACTTAAAATCTACAGGAATAAAACCTATAATATTGGCACTTACACTGTGGATCTTTATTTCAATATTTTCGTTAGTCTATATATTAAATTAG